AGGAGCACCATCTCCACCTCGCCCAGCACCTCTTCGATCGCCGACAGCGGCGTGCCCGGGTTCAACACCACCGCTGGCTTCGCCCCCGCCTGACGGATCTGCTGGAGCGTGCGGTGCAGGTGCGGCCCTGCCTCCTGATGCACCGTCAGCACGTCCGCCCCCGCCTTGGCGAAGGCCTCCACGTACTTCTCCGGCTCGACGATCATCAGGTGCACGTCCAACGGCTTCGTCGCCACCCGCTTGATGGCCTCCACCACCACCGGGCCCAACGTCAGGTTGGGCACAAACCTGCCATCCATGACATCGACGTGAATCCAGTCCGCTCCGGCGGCCTCGATGGCGCGGACCTCTTCTGCCAGACGGCTGAAATCACAGGACAACAGCGAAGGCGAGATGCGGACGGGGCGGCTCATGGCCGCGCTTCATAGTCGCTTCCGAACGACTCCGGAACCTCCGCCCGGCTGGACAGAAGGCTGGCGGACAGAGGTGGACCCAGCAGGTGGGGGGGTCGGGCGGCCGCCGCACGGTGCGTGCTACAACCTGGGACGCAACGCGGCCGTCCGCCGCATCCTCCGGAGCCCGCCTCGGTGCTTCCCCAGTCCGTGCCCGCCTCCCCCAACCTGTCCCGCCGGCTGGCCAAGCTGACGTCCATCCTGGATGTCGCCAAGGCGATGAGCGCCGAGCGGGACCTCGACCTGCTGCTGCCCCTCATCCTCTATGAGGCCACCAAGGTCGTGGAGTCGGACCGCTGCTCGCTCTTCATCCTGGACCGCGAGCGCGAGGAGCTGTGGAGCAAGGTCGCCCAGGGCTCCAAGAACGAAATCCGCCTGCCCATGGGCAGCGGCATCGCCGGCCAGGTCGCCCACACCGGCGCCGTCATCAACATCCCCGACGCCTACGCCGACCCCCGCTTCAACAGCAGCTTCGACGTCTCCAGCGGCTACCGCACCCACACCATCCTCTGCGTCCCCATGCGCGACGCCAACGGGGACGTCACCGGCGTGATCCAGGCCCTCAACAAGCGAGGGGGCATCGTTTTCGACGCCGAGGACGAGGAGCTGCTCCTCGCCCTGGGCGCCCAGGCCGCCGGCGCGATTGAAAACGCCCTCCTCCATGAGGAGATCAACCGCCTCTTCGAGGGCTTCGTCTCCGCGTCCGTGGTCGCCATCGAAGCGCGCGACCCCACCACCGCGGGC
This region of Corallococcus soli genomic DNA includes:
- the rpe gene encoding ribulose-phosphate 3-epimerase; amino-acid sequence: MSRPVRISPSLLSCDFSRLAEEVRAIEAAGADWIHVDVMDGRFVPNLTLGPVVVEAIKRVATKPLDVHLMIVEPEKYVEAFAKAGADVLTVHQEAGPHLHRTLQQIRQAGAKPAVVLNPGTPLSAIEEVLGEVEMVLLMSVNPGFGGQSFIESTVDKVRRLRAMLDARGLDVDIEVDGGINAETAKRVVAAGATVLVAGSYVFGSKDYAQAIRSLRPA